A genomic segment from Candidatus Omnitrophota bacterium encodes:
- a CDS encoding 3-isopropylmalate dehydratase small subunit translates to MDLKAKVHKFGNDVNTDEIIPARYLNSSDPVELAKHCMEDADPEFVKKLKEGDVIVAGDNFGCGSSREHAPMCIKAAGVSCVIAKSFARIFSRNSINIGLPILTSPEAADGLKEGDIITDIDFDKGEITRSGQKRKYKSDVLPKFIKDIIKAGGLMSYAKKKK, encoded by the coding sequence ATGGACCTTAAAGCCAAAGTGCATAAATTCGGCAATGATGTTAATACCGATGAAATAATTCCGGCACGATACCTGAACTCGTCCGATCCTGTGGAGCTCGCGAAACACTGTATGGAGGACGCGGATCCCGAATTCGTGAAAAAACTGAAAGAAGGGGATGTTATCGTCGCGGGAGACAATTTCGGATGCGGCTCATCAAGGGAGCACGCGCCTATGTGTATAAAGGCCGCGGGAGTATCATGCGTGATCGCCAAGAGTTTCGCCCGGATCTTTTCCCGTAACTCCATAAACATAGGACTCCCGATACTTACCAGCCCGGAAGCCGCCGATGGGCTCAAGGAGGGCGATATCATAACTGATATCGATTTTGACAAGGGTGAGATAACAAGATCCGGACAGAAGCGTAAATATAAGTCCGATGTCCTGCCGAAGTTCATAAAGGACATCATCAAGGCGGGCGGGTTGATGTCGTACGCCAAGAAGAAAAAATAA
- the truA gene encoding tRNA pseudouridine(38-40) synthase TruA: MRNIKLVIAYDGTDYKGWQFQDNGLTVQEMMERALGRVLGRKHRVHGASRTDSGVHALGQVVGFKTSHTIPVEKLPLALNPVLPETISVISAEEVDADFHVRFSAVSKKYTYHIFNSRQRDPFIEKYSWRVPYRLDIALMRKESRALLGKHDFKSFQAKDKIERGAVRTISGISIRKAGKNVHVTVKGDGFLYNMVRNVVGTLVDIGRGYLPPGSMKAILEKKDRVHAGPTAPAKGLFLVEVRY, encoded by the coding sequence ATGCGTAACATTAAACTTGTGATCGCCTATGACGGTACGGACTACAAGGGATGGCAATTCCAGGATAACGGCCTGACCGTACAGGAAATGATGGAACGCGCGCTAGGGCGGGTGCTGGGGCGTAAGCACAGGGTACATGGGGCCAGCCGCACGGATTCGGGTGTACACGCGCTTGGCCAGGTGGTCGGGTTCAAGACCTCGCACACCATACCCGTGGAAAAGTTGCCTCTCGCGCTAAATCCGGTATTGCCTGAGACCATCTCGGTCATCTCGGCGGAAGAGGTCGATGCCGATTTCCACGTACGTTTCAGCGCGGTCTCTAAGAAATATACATATCATATCTTCAACTCGCGCCAGAGGGACCCTTTTATCGAGAAATATTCCTGGAGGGTGCCATACCGGCTGGATATCGCTCTTATGCGGAAGGAGTCCAGGGCGCTTCTGGGCAAACATGATTTCAAGTCATTTCAGGCAAAGGACAAGATCGAAAGGGGGGCCGTGCGGACCATATCCGGTATAAGTATCCGTAAGGCCGGGAAGAACGTGCACGTGACCGTTAAGGGCGACGGGTTCCTGTACAATATGGTACGTAACGTAGTGGGTACGCTGGTGGATATCGGAAGGGGATACCTCCCCCCGGGCAGCATGAAGGCCATACTGGAGAAAAAGGATAGGGTACACGCCGGTCCCACTGCGCCTGCCAAAGGGCTGTTCCTTGTCGAAGTGAGATACTGA
- the argC gene encoding N-acetyl-gamma-glutamyl-phosphate reductase yields MVKVSVVGATGYSGQELVDLLLKHPGTDISFLTARFDKETRYADVYRRFAGRTELYCKKLDVDEVSEGSDLVFLALPHTVSMQVAPQFLERGVKVVDLSADYRLNADVYASHYGIEHGDKKNISSAVYGLPEMNRKNIGGASLVANPGCYPTSVILGLMPIAKMLSELGLTVIVDSKSGASGAGRKSAVELSFTEVDGNFKSYKENAHQHIPEMESILSLAAEGEIKVNFVPHLLPVRRGILSTIYVEHKGLPPEKDLREMFQAAYGNEPFVRLMPEGVMPDIAGAAGTNFCDIGIKVARGMLIIVSVIDNLLKGASGQAVQNMNIMSGLKETDGLI; encoded by the coding sequence ATGGTCAAGGTATCGGTGGTCGGAGCTACCGGGTATTCCGGGCAGGAACTGGTGGACCTCCTTCTAAAGCATCCGGGAACTGACATATCTTTTCTTACGGCAAGGTTCGATAAAGAGACAAGATACGCCGATGTTTATCGGAGGTTCGCGGGGCGGACGGAGCTTTACTGCAAAAAACTGGATGTGGACGAGGTGTCCGAGGGCAGTGACCTGGTATTCCTTGCGCTGCCACACACCGTGTCCATGCAAGTCGCTCCGCAATTCCTGGAGAGGGGAGTTAAGGTCGTGGACCTTAGCGCCGATTACCGTCTTAACGCGGATGTATATGCCAGCCATTACGGGATCGAGCACGGGGACAAAAAGAACATAAGTTCGGCTGTTTATGGCCTTCCGGAGATGAACAGGAAAAATATCGGTGGCGCTTCACTGGTGGCTAACCCGGGATGTTATCCTACAAGTGTGATCCTCGGACTTATGCCCATCGCTAAGATGTTGTCGGAACTCGGGCTTACCGTGATAGTCGATTCCAAGAGCGGGGCTTCCGGAGCCGGAAGGAAATCCGCCGTCGAGCTTTCCTTTACCGAGGTGGACGGTAATTTCAAAAGTTATAAGGAGAACGCCCACCAGCATATACCGGAAATGGAATCCATATTGTCGTTGGCGGCTGAGGGAGAGATAAAAGTGAATTTTGTTCCGCATCTCTTGCCCGTAAGGAGGGGTATCCTTTCGACCATATATGTCGAGCATAAGGGATTACCGCCGGAAAAGGACTTGCGGGAGATGTTCCAGGCGGCCTATGGGAATGAGCCTTTTGTCAGGCTTATGCCCGAAGGGGTAATGCCTGATATAGCCGGCGCGGCAGGTACGAACTTCTGCGACATCGGCATAAAGGTCGCCAGGGGCATGCTGATCATAGTCTCTGTTATTGATAACCTGCTCAAAGGGGCCAGCGGCCAGGCCGTACAGAACATGAACATAATGTCCGGGCTGAAAGAGACGGACGGATTGATATAG
- the argB gene encoding acetylglutamate kinase: MENAIKKSEVLIEALPYIKKFYNKVVVIKFGGSSLHDDASRKMILQDIVFMKYAGMRPVLVHGGGPNITKKLQESDIETKFVDGLRVTCERSMGVVDSVLMEVNSKLVQEINDFGGESFGLSGKENNMVRAVKRDGPDLGYVGSVEAVDTTILNRLIETNIIPVICPVGKGKDNMLYNINADEAASNIAIALNAEKFVVLTNVRGVLRDQSDPDSIFHSITMETVEHLMQTGVVKGGMVPKVKACLHALRGNVRKAHIVDANLSHALLLEMFTDKGIGTEIVQG, from the coding sequence ATGGAGAACGCGATAAAGAAAAGTGAAGTGCTCATAGAAGCGCTGCCATACATAAAGAAGTTCTATAACAAAGTGGTAGTGATAAAGTTCGGTGGCAGCTCACTCCATGATGACGCTTCGCGCAAGATGATACTGCAGGATATCGTATTCATGAAGTACGCGGGCATGCGGCCCGTACTGGTACATGGCGGGGGACCTAACATAACCAAGAAACTCCAGGAATCCGATATCGAGACCAAGTTCGTTGACGGTCTCAGGGTAACGTGTGAGAGGTCTATGGGAGTGGTGGATTCCGTACTTATGGAGGTCAACTCCAAGCTCGTACAGGAGATAAACGATTTTGGCGGTGAATCCTTCGGGCTTAGCGGCAAGGAGAACAATATGGTGAGGGCGGTCAAACGCGACGGTCCGGACCTGGGATATGTAGGCAGCGTCGAAGCCGTGGATACTACCATACTTAACAGGCTTATAGAGACCAACATAATACCCGTGATCTGTCCTGTGGGAAAAGGTAAGGACAATATGCTTTATAACATTAACGCCGATGAGGCTGCCAGTAATATCGCCATAGCCTTGAACGCGGAAAAGTTCGTTGTCCTGACCAATGTAAGGGGCGTTCTTCGGGATCAGTCCGATCCCGATTCGATATTCCACTCCATAACGATGGAAACGGTCGAGCATCTTATGCAGACCGGAGTGGTCAAGGGAGGCATGGTGCCTAAGGTGAAGGCGTGTCTACACGCGTTGCGGGGCAATGTAAGAAAGGCCCATATTGTTGACGCCAATCTGTCCCACGCGTTGCTTCTTGAGATGTTCACGGATAAAGGTATCGGTACCGAGATAGTCCAGGGATGA
- the argJ gene encoding bifunctional glutamate N-acetyltransferase/amino-acid acetyltransferase ArgJ, producing the protein MMEHFLLPKGFMASGIHSGVKKKRKDLALIFSLYPCNAAGMFTTNTMKAAPVIVCERKLAAQVPVRAVVVNSGNANCMTGQRGIKDAEAMATRTAELLDVPENSVLVSSTGIIGQFMPIRKILGGMKKLIKALSREGLGDAAEGISTTDGFNKIEVRKFKCGGKEVTISGIAKGAGMIQPNMATMLCYIVTDVDITRKALEGALRERVADSFNAITVDGDMSTNDSVIVMANGAAGNRSITGPGRALDVFTKNIGEVMLALAKMIVRDGEGATKMIETRVKGAVTKRDAKKAAEAIASSLLVRCAVLGGDPNWGRVASSIGASGVKVDPEKMVIRLDGVTFYKNGRFATRAKRRTSKVFKGRDVTIEVDLCAGSAEHVVYSCDISKKYITLNSYYTT; encoded by the coding sequence ATGATGGAGCATTTTCTTCTTCCCAAAGGGTTCATGGCATCCGGGATACATTCCGGGGTCAAGAAGAAGCGCAAGGACCTCGCGCTTATTTTCTCTCTTTATCCGTGTAACGCGGCCGGTATGTTCACGACCAACACGATGAAGGCCGCGCCTGTCATAGTTTGTGAGAGAAAACTAGCGGCGCAAGTGCCCGTAAGGGCGGTAGTGGTGAACAGCGGGAACGCGAATTGTATGACAGGTCAGCGCGGCATAAAGGATGCCGAGGCCATGGCCACCAGGACGGCGGAACTCCTGGATGTGCCGGAAAATTCAGTATTGGTGTCATCCACGGGCATAATAGGCCAGTTCATGCCTATCAGGAAGATACTTGGTGGGATGAAAAAGCTCATAAAAGCGTTGTCCCGTGAAGGGCTCGGGGACGCAGCCGAAGGGATAAGTACTACTGACGGGTTCAACAAGATCGAGGTCAGGAAATTCAAGTGTGGTGGCAAGGAGGTAACTATATCCGGGATAGCCAAAGGCGCCGGTATGATACAGCCTAACATGGCCACCATGCTTTGTTATATCGTTACGGACGTGGATATCACGCGTAAGGCGCTGGAAGGGGCCCTGCGGGAACGGGTAGCGGATTCTTTCAACGCCATAACCGTGGACGGTGATATGAGCACTAACGACTCGGTGATAGTCATGGCCAACGGCGCGGCCGGGAACAGGTCTATAACCGGCCCCGGCAGGGCCCTTGACGTGTTCACAAAGAACATCGGGGAGGTCATGCTTGCCCTCGCTAAGATGATAGTACGGGATGGAGAGGGCGCGACTAAGATGATCGAGACCCGGGTAAAAGGAGCGGTCACGAAAAGGGACGCGAAGAAAGCGGCGGAAGCCATAGCCAGTTCCCTTCTTGTGCGGTGTGCCGTACTGGGCGGGGACCCTAACTGGGGGAGGGTAGCGTCAAGCATAGGCGCCAGCGGCGTCAAGGTCGACCCGGAAAAGATGGTAATACGGTTGGATGGCGTCACCTTTTATAAGAATGGCAGATTCGCCACGCGCGCGAAGAGGAGAACGTCGAAAGTGTTCAAGGGCAGGGATGTCACCATAGAGGTGGATCTTTGCGCGGGTAGCGCGGAGCATGTGGTGTATTCCTGCGATATATCGAAAAAATACATAACGTTGAACTCTTATTATACAACATGA
- a CDS encoding argininosuccinate synthase — MSKKKIVLAYSGGLDTSVIIRWLMDRGYEVVCYMGDVGQGSDNERARKRALAIGAKKCVVDDLKKKFVEEYAFRSLRAGALYQGKYNLATALSRPIIAEGMVNFARKEKASAVAHGCTGKGNDQVRFEVTFHVKAPDLEVVAPVREWELTTRESEIDYAKKHKVPIEQTKKKLYSIDVNVWGISIEGGKLEDPWFEPTDDTYITISKPEKAPNKAEYVTVGFAKGVPVSVNGRTYGPVELVAKLNAIGARHGVGRVDMIEDRLVGIKSREIYEAPGSAILYEAHSALEEMVLDREVRSYKRVMSVKYSELIYNGLWFTPLRESMDALIDRTQKNVTGEVKVKLYKGGVKACGRKSRFSIYKKELATYGEGDRFDQSLAKGFIDLWAMPYKK, encoded by the coding sequence ATGTCCAAAAAAAAGATAGTACTGGCTTATTCGGGCGGGCTCGATACCTCAGTGATAATCAGGTGGCTTATGGACCGGGGATATGAAGTGGTCTGTTATATGGGCGATGTGGGCCAGGGCAGTGACAATGAGCGCGCGCGTAAAAGGGCGCTCGCGATAGGCGCGAAAAAATGCGTGGTAGACGACCTTAAAAAGAAATTCGTGGAAGAATACGCGTTCCGTTCACTCAGGGCGGGGGCGCTTTACCAGGGTAAGTACAATCTCGCGACGGCCCTGTCCCGGCCAATAATAGCCGAAGGCATGGTGAATTTCGCAAGGAAAGAAAAAGCGTCGGCTGTGGCGCACGGGTGTACCGGCAAGGGGAACGACCAGGTAAGGTTCGAGGTCACGTTCCATGTGAAAGCCCCGGACCTTGAGGTGGTCGCGCCCGTCAGGGAATGGGAACTTACCACCAGGGAATCAGAGATAGATTACGCTAAAAAACACAAAGTGCCTATCGAACAGACGAAGAAGAAGCTTTACAGTATAGACGTGAACGTCTGGGGTATCAGTATCGAGGGGGGTAAGCTGGAAGACCCGTGGTTCGAGCCGACGGACGATACGTACATAACGATATCAAAACCGGAAAAGGCGCCGAACAAGGCGGAATACGTGACCGTGGGGTTCGCCAAAGGCGTGCCGGTGTCTGTCAACGGGAGAACGTACGGCCCGGTGGAACTGGTGGCGAAACTGAACGCGATAGGGGCCAGGCATGGAGTAGGCAGGGTAGATATGATCGAGGACAGGCTGGTCGGGATAAAAAGCCGGGAGATATATGAGGCCCCGGGATCGGCCATACTTTATGAGGCTCATTCAGCCCTGGAAGAAATGGTCCTTGATCGTGAGGTAAGAAGTTATAAACGCGTTATGTCCGTTAAATATTCGGAACTGATATATAACGGTCTATGGTTCACCCCCCTGAGGGAGTCTATGGATGCCTTGATCGACAGGACGCAGAAGAATGTTACGGGAGAGGTGAAAGTTAAGCTCTACAAGGGTGGCGTTAAAGCATGTGGCAGGAAAAGCCGGTTCTCTATTTACAAGAAAGAACTGGCTACATATGGCGAGGGCGACCGTTTCGACCAGTCGCTGGCCAAGGGGTTCATAGACCTTTGGGCGATGCCGTATAAGAAATAA
- the rplM gene encoding 50S ribosomal protein L13, which translates to MKMTKMVKNEETCHEWFVVDVQGKVLGRAATAIATLLKGKYRTDFTPHVDNGAGVVVLNCEKIKITGKKSLQKEYKRFSGYPGGQRVTVYSDMQEKHPKHILRHAVKGMLPKNRLGDRMMKRLKLYVGEAHPHTAQKPVEKKI; encoded by the coding sequence ATGAAGATGACTAAAATGGTAAAAAATGAGGAAACCTGTCACGAATGGTTCGTTGTTGATGTCCAGGGCAAAGTGCTGGGCAGGGCGGCTACGGCTATCGCGACCCTGTTGAAAGGGAAGTACCGTACTGATTTTACCCCGCATGTTGATAATGGAGCAGGTGTTGTTGTCCTTAACTGCGAAAAGATCAAGATAACGGGCAAGAAGAGCCTTCAGAAGGAATACAAAAGATTCTCGGGATATCCCGGAGGGCAGAGAGTGACCGTTTATTCGGATATGCAGGAGAAACACCCGAAACATATACTGAGGCACGCGGTCAAGGGTATGCTTCCGAAGAACAGGCTCGGGGACAGGATGATGAAGAGACTTAAGCTGTATGTTGGTGAGGCGCATCCTCATACGGCGCAGAAACCGGTTGAAAAAAAGATATAA
- a CDS encoding aspartate-semialdehyde dehydrogenase — MLKKKSKYNVAIMGATGAVGTQFLWILEERGFPIDELRLLASERSQGRKLDFKGRGIEVRVLNEESFDGIDIVLASAGATRSKEFLPHAVRAGAVCVDNSSAFRMDKDVPLVVPEVNPHAIERHKGIIANPNCSTIQMVLPLCAINNVAPIRRVVVTTFQSVSGAGQQNILEMESQVTRLAKKDSHYGIGEHTVPPEMISRFAHQIAYNVIPQIDVFLDDLYTKEEMKMVHETRKIMELPGLKLTSTCVRVPVYYAHSESVNIETEKKVSRAEAMSLIGDFPGVKVVDDPEGGKYPMPIDVEGQDEVFVGRIREDGSVENGLNMWVVADNLRKGAALNAIQIAEKLIGL, encoded by the coding sequence ATGTTGAAGAAGAAGAGTAAGTATAATGTAGCGATAATGGGGGCCACCGGCGCGGTGGGGACCCAGTTCCTCTGGATACTTGAGGAAAGAGGTTTTCCAATAGATGAGCTGCGATTGCTGGCCAGCGAAAGGTCACAGGGCAGGAAACTGGATTTCAAGGGCCGGGGGATAGAAGTGCGCGTGCTGAACGAGGAGTCCTTCGATGGTATCGACATCGTACTGGCATCCGCCGGCGCGACCAGGAGCAAGGAGTTCCTGCCGCACGCGGTAAGGGCGGGCGCGGTATGCGTGGATAACTCCAGCGCTTTTCGTATGGACAAGGACGTTCCGCTTGTGGTGCCGGAAGTGAACCCGCACGCCATTGAACGCCACAAGGGTATAATCGCGAACCCGAACTGTTCCACTATCCAGATGGTCCTTCCTTTATGCGCCATAAATAATGTGGCTCCGATCAGGAGAGTGGTGGTCACCACGTTCCAATCGGTATCGGGGGCGGGACAACAGAACATACTTGAGATGGAATCCCAGGTGACGAGGCTGGCAAAAAAAGATTCTCATTATGGCATCGGAGAGCATACCGTGCCGCCGGAGATGATAAGCAGGTTCGCGCATCAGATAGCGTATAACGTTATCCCGCAGATAGACGTTTTCCTGGATGATCTCTATACAAAAGAAGAGATGAAAATGGTGCACGAGACGCGTAAGATAATGGAGCTGCCCGGGCTTAAACTTACTTCTACCTGTGTGCGGGTACCGGTGTACTACGCACATTCCGAAAGCGTCAATATCGAGACCGAGAAAAAGGTGTCCCGCGCCGAGGCAATGAGCTTGATAGGTGATTTCCCGGGAGTGAAAGTGGTGGATGACCCCGAAGGTGGTAAGTATCCCATGCCGATAGATGTTGAAGGGCAGGATGAGGTGTTCGTCGGGAGGATACGCGAGGACGGGTCGGTCGAGAACGGTCTTAATATGTGGGTCGTCGCGGACAATCTCCGGAAGGGTGCCGCGCTTAACGCTATACAGATAGCCGAGAAATTGATCGGCCTGTGA
- the rpsI gene encoding 30S ribosomal protein S9 has protein sequence MEQLIEFVAVGRRKESVARVRLRPGTGKVKINKREFEEYFPRETHRIDVMMPFKLAGLQGKYDVLATIDGGGISGQAGALRLGISRALLKADESLRLKLKKAGFFTRDPRAKERKKYGRKRARKRFQFSKR, from the coding sequence ATGGAACAACTTATTGAGTTCGTGGCCGTCGGGAGAAGAAAAGAGTCTGTAGCCAGGGTAAGGCTCAGACCCGGGACGGGTAAGGTCAAGATCAACAAACGCGAGTTTGAGGAATACTTCCCCAGAGAGACACACCGCATTGATGTAATGATGCCGTTCAAGCTCGCTGGCCTGCAGGGAAAATATGACGTACTGGCCACGATAGATGGCGGTGGGATAAGCGGTCAGGCGGGGGCCTTGAGGTTGGGTATATCAAGGGCGCTTTTGAAGGCAGATGAGAGCCTGCGCCTCAAGCTTAAAAAGGCCGGTTTCTTTACCAGGGACCCAAGAGCGAAAGAACGTAAGAAGTACGGTCGTAAAAGAGCACGCAAAAGATTCCAGTTCTCTAAGAGATAG
- a CDS encoding 3-isopropylmalate dehydrogenase, whose translation MYKIAVLPGDGTGPEVIREGRKVLDAVCALYGIKMEFTEFDYGGERFLRTGEVLPEGAVDEFRKYDAMYLGAIGHPDVKPGILERGILLKLRFELDQYINLRPVKLYPNVYTPIKEKGPEHIDFVVVRENTEGAYTGSGGFLKKGTPDEVAIQTSINTRKGVERCLRYAFDHTRKRNRKKKLTLVGKTNVLTYAFDLWDRAFNEIGKNEYPDIERDYVHVDAMTLYMIECPEKFDVLVTDNLFGDIITDLAAVIQGGLGIAAGGNINPEGVSMFEPIGGTAPNFTGKNQINPLAAIGSAGMMLASFGEAKAAASIEKAIADVTPKMKSMRAAQMGHSTSEIGDMVVKALK comes from the coding sequence ATGTATAAGATAGCTGTCCTGCCGGGTGATGGTACCGGACCGGAGGTCATAAGGGAAGGACGTAAGGTGCTGGATGCCGTATGCGCGCTTTATGGCATAAAAATGGAGTTCACGGAATTCGATTACGGCGGGGAAAGGTTCCTCCGGACCGGGGAAGTATTGCCGGAAGGAGCTGTTGATGAGTTCAGGAAATATGACGCCATGTATCTTGGGGCCATAGGGCATCCCGACGTCAAGCCCGGGATACTGGAGCGCGGCATACTCCTGAAGTTAAGGTTCGAGCTGGACCAGTATATAAACCTGAGGCCGGTAAAACTGTATCCCAACGTATATACGCCGATAAAGGAAAAAGGGCCGGAACATATAGATTTCGTGGTCGTGCGTGAGAATACAGAAGGGGCGTATACCGGTTCAGGCGGATTCCTGAAGAAAGGGACACCGGACGAGGTCGCGATACAGACCTCCATAAATACGCGTAAAGGAGTGGAAAGATGCCTGAGGTACGCTTTCGATCATACGAGGAAGCGTAACAGGAAAAAGAAGCTCACCCTTGTGGGGAAGACCAACGTGCTTACATACGCGTTCGACCTGTGGGACAGGGCGTTCAACGAGATAGGGAAGAATGAGTACCCCGATATCGAGAGGGATTATGTGCATGTCGACGCGATGACATTATATATGATAGAGTGTCCCGAAAAATTCGATGTGTTAGTTACCGATAATTTGTTCGGGGACATAATAACGGACCTTGCCGCTGTAATACAGGGTGGGCTGGGCATCGCCGCCGGAGGGAATATCAACCCGGAAGGAGTGTCCATGTTCGAGCCGATAGGTGGTACCGCGCCGAACTTCACCGGCAAGAATCAGATAAATCCGCTGGCGGCCATAGGGTCGGCGGGCATGATGCTGGCGTCTTTCGGGGAGGCCAAGGCCGCCGCGTCGATCGAAAAAGCTATAGCCGATGTTACTCCTAAGATGAAGAGCATGAGAGCCGCCCAGATGGGCCATTCGACCTCGGAAATAGGAGATATGGTAGTTAAGGCGTTAAAATAA
- the argF gene encoding ornithine carbamoyltransferase has protein sequence MSKDLITIQEMTTSDIMGLMRSAAKLKKAPLSKKKVFKDKTLALLFQKPSNRTRVSFEVAMVHLGGYVLYLSPREIKMGERESVKDVARVISRYVDGMVARVFSHKDVEDLAKYSDVPVINGLSDLAHPCQALSDVFTVKEKFGRMKGVTMSYVGDGNNVLNSLMLVCAKTGVDLRIATPKGYAPAKDILAEAQKTASSNGSSVEVYDDPKKAVAGSDVVYTDVWVSMGQEHEKAEKIRDFAGFQVNEELMSSAKKDAFVMHCLPAHRGEEISEDVIDGKNSIIYDQAENRLHVQKAVLLSLLGRK, from the coding sequence ATGTCAAAAGACCTTATTACCATACAAGAGATGACCACCAGTGACATAATGGGGCTCATGCGTTCGGCCGCCAAACTGAAGAAAGCGCCGCTATCCAAAAAGAAGGTTTTCAAGGATAAGACGCTGGCCCTTTTATTCCAGAAGCCGTCTAACAGGACAAGGGTATCGTTCGAAGTTGCTATGGTACACCTGGGAGGGTACGTGCTTTATCTTAGCCCCAGGGAGATAAAGATGGGCGAAAGAGAGTCGGTGAAGGACGTTGCGCGAGTGATCTCCAGGTATGTTGATGGTATGGTGGCAAGGGTGTTCTCTCACAAGGACGTGGAGGACCTGGCGAAATATTCCGATGTGCCAGTGATAAACGGCCTTTCGGACCTGGCCCACCCGTGCCAGGCGTTAAGCGATGTTTTCACGGTGAAGGAGAAGTTCGGCCGCATGAAGGGCGTTACCATGTCCTATGTCGGCGATGGCAATAACGTGCTTAATTCCCTGATGCTTGTGTGCGCGAAAACAGGCGTCGATCTCAGGATAGCTACTCCCAAGGGATATGCCCCGGCAAAAGATATACTCGCCGAGGCCCAGAAGACGGCTTCCTCCAACGGATCGTCCGTAGAAGTATATGATGACCCGAAAAAGGCGGTGGCGGGTAGCGATGTGGTCTACACCGATGTGTGGGTAAGTATGGGGCAGGAACATGAAAAGGCCGAAAAGATACGGGATTTTGCCGGTTTTCAGGTGAACGAGGAACTGATGAGCTCGGCAAAAAAGGACGCTTTCGTCATGCATTGCCTGCCGGCGCACAGGGGAGAGGAAATAAGCGAGGATGTGATAGACGGAAAGAATTCCATAATATACGATCAGGCGGAGAACCGTCTTCATGTCCAGAAGGCGGTATTGCTCAGCTTGTTGGGGCGGAAATAG
- a CDS encoding aspartate aminotransferase family protein encodes MNTDEIKELYGKYVMATYTYEGICLVKGEGSYVEDVDGKKYLDFFPGWAVSGIGHRHPKVLDGINRQLGRILHVSNNYFNDVQPVLAKRIIENSFPGKVFFANSGAEANEAAIKLARKYGNPSRFEIITMERSFHGRTLATITATGQDKVKKGFSPLPEGFRHVPFNDINAVRNAFTDRTVAVLLEPVQGEGGINVPDVSYMRELRDLCTDNDVLLMLDEVQTCMGRTGEMFAYKNFGIEPDVMTLAKSLGGGLPIGAMVAGTKFSEVLTAGTHASTFGGGSVVCAAGLGVFDAIEEGALLDNARKMGAYLRASLEKLSKDCGLIGQIKGLGLMLGVVMNMEDATAVPGKCAKEGLLINCTQKNILRIMPPITVTEEEIDEALDKLSKVLEAI; translated from the coding sequence ATGAATACAGATGAGATAAAAGAACTTTACGGCAAGTATGTGATGGCCACTTACACCTATGAGGGGATATGTCTCGTCAAGGGTGAGGGCAGTTATGTGGAAGATGTCGACGGCAAAAAGTACCTGGATTTTTTTCCGGGATGGGCCGTAAGCGGAATAGGACACAGGCATCCCAAAGTGCTGGACGGTATCAACCGGCAGTTGGGACGCATACTGCATGTCTCAAACAATTATTTCAACGATGTTCAGCCTGTACTGGCCAAAAGGATAATAGAGAATTCGTTCCCCGGCAAGGTGTTCTTCGCCAATTCCGGCGCCGAGGCCAACGAAGCGGCTATAAAGCTCGCGAGGAAGTACGGGAATCCGTCGAGGTTCGAGATAATAACGATGGAAAGGTCGTTCCATGGAAGGACGCTCGCCACTATAACCGCCACAGGACAGGATAAGGTCAAGAAGGGTTTCAGCCCGCTTCCTGAAGGGTTCCGTCATGTGCCGTTCAACGATATTAACGCCGTACGGAACGCGTTCACCGACCGGACGGTAGCGGTGCTGTTAGAACCGGTGCAGGGCGAGGGAGGGATAAATGTCCCGGATGTGTCCTATATGAGGGAGCTAAGGGACCTTTGTACGGATAATGACGTACTCCTCATGCTGGATGAGGTGCAGACGTGCATGGGGCGGACCGGGGAGATGTTCGCTTATAAGAATTTCGGGATAGAGCCCGATGTGATGACCCTGGCGAAATCGCTCGGAGGTGGCCTGCCTATAGGCGCGATGGTGGCCGGGACGAAGTTCTCGGAAGTGCTGACCGCGGGGACCCACGCCTCGACTTTTGGCGGAGGATCTGTTGTGTGCGCCGCGGGCCTCGGTGTTTTTGACGCGATAGAGGAAGGAGCGCTCCTGGATAACGCCAGGAAGATGGGGGCGTACCTCAGGGCGTCACTGGAGAAGCTGTCAAAGGACTGTGGCCTTATAGGGCAGATAAAGGGGTTGGGGCTGATGCTGGGTGTCGTGATGAACATGGAGGACGCGACAGCTGTACCGGGAAAATGCGCTAAAGAGGGCCTTCTCATAAATTGCACCCAGAAAAATATCCTGAGGATAATGCCTCCTATCACCGTTACAGAGGAAGAAATAGACGAAGCTTTGGACAAACTATCAAAAGTTCTGGAGGCAATATGA